A window of Thermococcus aggregans contains these coding sequences:
- a CDS encoding M20/M25/M40 family metallo-hydrolase — protein MDVVELLSELVKFDTTNDPTRGIKPPKECPKFILDTLNSWGIDAQLIEKDGYYAVYGEIGEGNPKILFMAHFDVVPVNRDEWETEPFELTIKGNRAYGRGSADDKGNVASIMLALKELSKMNLKEKVLFAFTGDEEIGGALAMHIAEKLKNENNLPEYMANADGIGMKPIIRRRKGFGVTISIPSEKVKLRGTVKERKFRVSTPILETRHAAYFLPGVDTHPMIALSHFLRNSNVLAVSLEGKFIKGNVVPSEVTLKYLEPGEGDEVEVDIGLTRLLKTIVPLVRAPIKAEKYSDCGVSITPNLYSFSEGKHVLRLDIRAMSYSSEDIERTLEEVIAFNIPEAELAVKSNEKAGYLFTHPEDEIVKAMLETLEKFGEKAEPVEGPGAADSRFFTPYGVKAIDFGPRGGNIHGPNEYVELDSLKLLPEVYKEVALRLIGG, from the coding sequence ATGGATGTTGTCGAACTTCTCTCAGAACTGGTAAAATTTGACACAACGAACGACCCAACAAGGGGGATAAAGCCACCAAAGGAGTGTCCAAAGTTCATCTTGGATACCCTCAATTCGTGGGGGATCGATGCGCAGTTGATTGAAAAGGATGGCTACTATGCGGTCTATGGAGAAATAGGAGAAGGGAATCCAAAAATACTTTTCATGGCACATTTTGACGTTGTTCCTGTAAACAGAGATGAGTGGGAAACTGAACCTTTTGAGCTTACTATCAAGGGAAACAGAGCTTATGGAAGAGGAAGTGCCGATGATAAGGGAAACGTTGCTTCAATAATGCTAGCACTAAAAGAGCTTTCAAAAATGAACCTTAAGGAAAAGGTTCTATTCGCATTTACCGGTGACGAAGAAATCGGTGGAGCTTTGGCAATGCACATTGCGGAGAAGCTGAAGAACGAAAATAACCTTCCCGAGTACATGGCAAATGCAGATGGCATCGGTATGAAGCCCATAATACGCAGGAGAAAAGGGTTTGGAGTTACAATAAGCATACCTTCTGAGAAAGTAAAGCTTAGGGGAACTGTAAAGGAGAGGAAATTTAGGGTAAGTACACCAATCCTTGAGACGAGACACGCTGCTTATTTCCTTCCCGGGGTTGATACCCATCCGATGATAGCGCTGTCACACTTTTTGAGAAACTCAAACGTTCTGGCAGTTTCTCTTGAAGGGAAATTCATTAAGGGAAACGTTGTGCCGAGTGAAGTGACCCTCAAATACCTCGAGCCCGGAGAAGGGGACGAGGTCGAAGTGGATATTGGTTTAACAAGGCTTCTAAAGACCATAGTCCCATTGGTGAGGGCACCGATAAAAGCCGAGAAATACAGTGATTGTGGAGTCTCGATAACTCCCAACCTCTATTCATTCAGCGAGGGTAAGCACGTTTTAAGGCTTGACATAAGGGCGATGAGCTATTCCTCTGAGGACATCGAGCGGACTCTGGAAGAAGTGATTGCCTTCAACATCCCTGAGGCAGAGCTTGCTGTGAAAAGCAACGAGAAAGCGGGGTATCTCTTCACTCATCCAGAAGACGAAATAGTAAAAGCAATGCTTGAAACGCTTGAAAAGTTTGGGGAGAAAGCGGAACCCGTAGAAGGCCCTGGAGCTGCTGACTCCAGGTTCTTCACACCGTATGGGGTTAAGGCAATAGACTTTGGTCCTAGGGGCGGCAACATTCATGGACCAAATGAATATGTTGAGTTAGATTCGCTCAAACTTCTTCCAGAAGTGTACAAAGAGGTTGCACTTAGGTTGATTGGAGGATAA
- a CDS encoding phosphoribosyltransferase, translating into MKKFPAYLASWDDIEKWAKEGALKVLEEGWIPDVVVGLARGGWVAARLYCDYLGVKDLVSIKVEHWGVTATPDGKARLKYGTQYNFEGKKVLIVDDIADTGESLTLAKNYVESKNPGEIKVATLLTIKTSKFKPDYFGEEIDWAWIVFPWNFVEDMINLVNNLFEEKEALTSDEIIELFKELHGMEVPKEKLEEALKFAQMRKIFKWDGKAWRKA; encoded by the coding sequence ATGAAGAAGTTTCCAGCATACTTGGCTTCTTGGGACGACATAGAAAAGTGGGCTAAGGAAGGAGCTCTCAAGGTTCTTGAGGAAGGGTGGATACCAGATGTTGTTGTAGGTCTTGCAAGAGGCGGCTGGGTTGCAGCAAGGCTCTACTGTGACTATCTTGGCGTTAAAGACCTTGTAAGCATTAAGGTGGAGCACTGGGGAGTTACAGCAACGCCAGATGGGAAGGCAAGATTGAAATACGGCACCCAGTACAATTTTGAGGGCAAGAAGGTTTTGATAGTTGATGACATAGCTGACACAGGAGAAAGCTTAACTCTGGCAAAGAATTATGTTGAGAGCAAAAATCCAGGTGAAATAAAAGTTGCAACTCTTTTGACAATAAAAACCTCAAAGTTTAAGCCCGATTACTTTGGGGAGGAAATTGATTGGGCATGGATAGTCTTTCCATGGAACTTTGTTGAGGACATGATAAATCTCGTAAACAACTTGTTTGAAGAAAAGGAAGCTCTAACTTCAGATGAAATAATTGAGCTGTTTAAAGAGCTCCATGGTATGGAGGTTCCGAAGGAAAAGTTGGAAGAGGCCTTAAAATTTGCCCAGATGAGAAAAATATTTAAATGGGATGGGAAAGCTTGGCGCAAAGCCTAA